In Musa acuminata AAA Group cultivar baxijiao chromosome BXJ2-8, Cavendish_Baxijiao_AAA, whole genome shotgun sequence, one genomic interval encodes:
- the LOC103995522 gene encoding polyphenol oxidase, chloroplastic gives MVSLPKATLPLSSLSPPSNSNSNSNSFACAFHFSYPDRRRHAHPKISCKASDEHEMTANAKLDRRDVLVGLGGLCGAAAGLGIDSKALGNPIQAPDLTKCGPADLPTGATPTNCCPPYFPDKKIIDFKRPPNSSPLRVRPAAHLVDSDYLDKYKKAVELMRALPADDPRNFMQQANVHCAYCDGAYDQIGFPNLELQVHNSWLFFPWHRFYLYFHERILGKLIGDDTFALPFWNWDAPGGMKLPSIYADPSSSLYDKFRDAKHQPPVLVDLDYNGTDPSFTDAEQIDQNLKIMYRQVISNGKTPLLFLGSAYRAGDNPNPGAGSLENIPHGPVHGWTGDRSQPNLEDMGNFYSAGRDPIFFAHHSNVDRMWYLWKKLGGKHQDFNDKDWLNTTFLFYDENADLVRVTLKDCLQPEWLRYDYQDVEIPWLKTRPTPKALKAQKTAAKTLKATAETPFPVTLQSAVSTTVRRPKVSRSGKEKEEEEEVLIVEGIEFDRDYFIKFDVFVNATEGEGITPGASEFAGSFVNVPHKHKHSKKEKKLMTRLCLGITDLLEDIGAEDDDSVLVTIVPKAGKGKVSVAGLRIDFPN, from the coding sequence ATGGTCAGCCTTCCTAAAGCTACTCTTCCTCTCTCCTCCCTCTCCCCTCCCTCCAACTCCAACTCCAACTCCAACTCCTTTGCATGCGCCTTCCATTTTTCTTACCCTGATAGAAGACGCCATGCCCACCCCAAGATCTCATGCAAAGCTAGCGATGAGCATGAGATGACTGCAAATGCCAAGCTCGACCGCCGCGATGTGCTCGTTGGCCTCGGCGGGCTTTGTGGAGCCGCTGCCGGCCTCGGGATCGACAGTAAGGCCCTCGGAAATCCCATCCAGGCGCCTGATCTTACCAAGTGCGGCCCCGCCGATCTACCCACCGGTGCAACGCCCACCAACTGCTGCCCGCCTTATTTTCCCGACAAGAAGATTATCGATTTCAAGCGTCCGCCGAATTCGTCACCCCTCCGTGTCCGCCCGGCCGCCCACTTGGTCGACTCCGACTACCTGGACAAGTATAAGAAGGCGGTGGAGCTCATGAGGGCACTGCCGGCCGACGATCCGCGCAACTTCATGCAGCAGGCCAATGTCCACTGCGCTTACTGTGATGGCGCCTACGACCAGATCGGCTTCCCCAACCTCGAGCTCCAAGTCCACAACTCCTGGCTCTTCTTCCCTTGGCACCGCTTCTACCTCTACTTCCACGAGAGGATCCTCGGAAAGCTCATAGGCGACGACACTTTCGCCCTCCCTTTCTGGAACTGGGACGCGCCCGGCGGCATGAAGCTGCCGTCGATCTACGCCGACCCTTCGTCCTCGCTCTATGACAAGTTTCGCGACGCCAAGCACCAGCCGCCGGTCCTCGTCGACCTCGACTACAACGGAACCGACCCTAGTTTCACCGACGCAGAGCAGATCGATCAGAACCTCAAGATCATGTACCGGCAGGTGATCTCCAACGGCAAGACGCCGTTGCTCTTCTTAGGCTCGGCTTACCGTGCCGGCGACAACCCAAACCCCGGCGCGGGCTCGCTCGAGAACATACCACACGGCCCCGTCCACGGGTGGACTGGCGACAGAAGCCAACCCAATCTCGAGGACATGGGCAACTTCTACTCCGCGGGGCGCGACCCTATCTTCTTCGCCCACCATTCAAACGTCGACCGCATGTGGTACTTGTGGAAGAAGCTCGGCGGGAAGCATCAGGACTTTAACGATAAGGACTGGCTCAACACCACCTTCCTCTTCTACGACGAGAATGCTGACTTAGTTCGAGTCACCCTCAAGGACTGCTTGCAGCCGGAGTGGCTTCGTTACGATTACCAAGACGTCGAGATCCCGTGGCTGAAGACCCGGCCGACTCCCAAAGCCTTGAAGGCGCAGAAAACCGCAGCGAAAACACTGAAAGCTACAGCAGAGACGCCGTTCCCGGTGACGCTGCAATCCGCGGTGAGCACGACGGTGAGGAGGCCCAAGGTATCGAGGAGCggcaaggagaaggaagaggaagaggaggtccTCATCGTGGAGGGGATCGAGTTCGACCGCGACTACTTCATAAAGTTCGACGTCTTCGTGAACGCCACCGAGGGTGAGGGCATCACGCCGGGCGCCAGCGAGTTCGCGGGCAGCTTCGTCAACGTCCCGCACAAGCACAAGCACagcaagaaggagaagaagctgaTGACGAGgctctgcctggggatcactgacCTGCTCGAGGACATCGGGGCGGAGGACGACGACAGCGTGCTCGTCACCATCGTCCCGAAAGCCGGAAAGGGCAAGGTGTCGGTCGCCGGCCTCCGCATCGATTTCCCAAATTGA